In one window of Thermus aquaticus DNA:
- a CDS encoding bifunctional 3,4-dihydroxy-2-butanone-4-phosphate synthase/GTP cyclohydrolase II, producing the protein MEGLAGVKELLEELRQGRPVILVDDEDRENEGDLIMAAEHVTPEWVNFMLRECRGLLCVAMPEERAKALDLPLMVERNQDPQGTRFTVSVDARGTTTGISAFERAATIRLLADPEARPQDFRRPGHVFPLVARPGGVLRRAGHTEATVDLLRLAGLTPVGSLIEILKEDGTMARLPDLLEFARRHGLKVGTIADLIRYRLLKGDLYVRREAEATLPTRFGEFRILGYRDTLTGEEHAALVMGSWDPEEPVLVRMHSECLTGDALHSLRCDCGFQRDLAMERIAQEGKGVLVYLRQEGRGIGLVNKIRAYHLQDQGLDTVEANLALGFPPDLRDYGVGAQILYDLGVRKMRLLTNNPRKVKALSGFGIEIVERVPLRAGDNPHNERYLQAKKEKLGHWMD; encoded by the coding sequence ATGGAGGGACTTGCGGGCGTCAAGGAACTCTTAGAGGAACTCCGCCAGGGCCGCCCGGTGATCCTGGTGGACGACGAGGACCGGGAGAACGAGGGCGACCTCATCATGGCGGCGGAGCACGTGACCCCGGAGTGGGTGAACTTCATGCTCCGGGAGTGCCGGGGCCTCCTCTGCGTGGCCATGCCGGAGGAGCGGGCCAAGGCCCTGGACCTTCCCCTCATGGTGGAAAGGAACCAGGACCCTCAGGGGACCCGCTTCACGGTGAGCGTGGACGCCCGGGGCACCACCACCGGCATCTCCGCCTTTGAGCGGGCGGCCACCATCCGGCTTCTGGCCGATCCCGAGGCCAGGCCCCAGGACTTCCGCCGCCCGGGGCACGTCTTCCCCTTGGTGGCCAGGCCCGGGGGAGTCCTGCGCCGGGCCGGGCACACCGAGGCCACGGTGGACCTCCTGCGCCTGGCGGGCTTAACCCCGGTGGGAAGCCTCATTGAGATCCTCAAGGAGGACGGCACCATGGCCCGCCTGCCCGACCTCTTGGAGTTCGCCAGGAGGCACGGCCTCAAGGTGGGGACCATCGCCGACCTCATCCGCTACCGGCTTCTGAAGGGCGACCTCTACGTGCGCCGGGAGGCCGAGGCCACGCTTCCCACCCGATTCGGGGAGTTTCGCATCCTGGGCTACCGGGACACCCTCACGGGGGAGGAGCACGCCGCCTTGGTCATGGGGAGCTGGGACCCCGAGGAGCCCGTCTTGGTGCGCATGCACTCGGAGTGCCTCACCGGGGACGCCCTCCACTCCCTGAGGTGCGACTGCGGCTTCCAAAGGGACCTGGCCATGGAGCGGATCGCCCAGGAGGGCAAGGGGGTCCTGGTCTACCTGAGGCAGGAGGGGCGGGGGATTGGCCTCGTCAACAAGATCCGGGCCTACCACCTCCAGGACCAGGGCCTGGACACGGTGGAGGCCAACCTGGCCCTGGGCTTTCCCCCGGACCTAAGGGACTACGGGGTGGGGGCCCAGATCCTCTACGACCTGGGGGTACGGAAGATGCGCCTTCTCACCAACAACCCGAGAAAGGTGAAGGCCCTTTCCGGCTTCGGCATAGAGATCGTGGAGCGCGTCCCCTTAAGGGCCGGGGACAACCCCCACAACGAGCGCTACCTCCAGGCCAAGAAGGAGAAGCTGGGCCACTGGATGGACTGA
- a CDS encoding riboflavin synthase, producing the protein MFTGLVEETGVVLEVQEGPFLRVRIGAKKVLEDLKVGDSIAVDGACLTAVAVDGEGFWVELAQETLRRTAPTWRVGHRPNLERALKVGDRLGGHFVTGHVDGVAELVEVREAPGAKDYFFRPPAEYARYIAEKGSVALNGVSLTVAGLAGEAFFVTLIPHTLAVTNLGGLRVGDGVNLEVDLIARYLERLVGRA; encoded by the coding sequence ATGTTCACCGGACTGGTAGAGGAAACGGGCGTGGTTCTGGAGGTGCAGGAAGGCCCCTTCCTGAGGGTGCGGATAGGGGCAAAGAAGGTCCTCGAGGACCTGAAGGTGGGGGACTCCATCGCCGTGGACGGGGCCTGCCTCACCGCCGTCGCCGTGGACGGGGAGGGGTTTTGGGTGGAGCTGGCCCAGGAGACCCTGAGGCGCACCGCCCCCACCTGGCGGGTGGGCCACCGCCCCAACCTGGAACGGGCCCTCAAGGTGGGGGACCGCCTGGGCGGCCACTTCGTCACCGGGCACGTGGACGGGGTGGCGGAGCTGGTGGAGGTGCGGGAGGCCCCGGGGGCCAAGGACTACTTCTTTAGGCCCCCTGCGGAGTACGCCCGCTACATCGCCGAGAAGGGGAGCGTGGCCCTGAACGGGGTCTCCCTCACGGTGGCGGGCCTTGCGGGCGAGGCCTTCTTCGTGACCCTCATCCCCCACACCCTGGCCGTGACCAACCTGGGGGGCCTGAGGGTGGGGGATGGGGTGAACCTGGAGGTGGACCTCATCGCCCGGTATCTGGAAAGGCTTGTGGGGAGGGCGTGA
- the ribD gene encoding bifunctional diaminohydroxyphosphoribosylaminopyrimidine deaminase/5-amino-6-(5-phosphoribosylamino)uracil reductase RibD yields MRDLDERFLRRALQIAERARGHTHPNPLVGAVVVRDGEIVGEGYHPRAGAPHAEALALEAAGERARGATVYVSLEPCDHHGRTPPCSLALIRAGVARVVLAARDPNPLAQGGMARLLAAGVAVEAGLLEQEAQDQNEAFFTALRRGRPFVLLKAALTLDGRVATRLGDARYVSSEASRRVAHAYRQWLPAVMVGVGTVLQDDPALTVREPDFRPFPLMLEPPPLRDPLKVVLDTEARTPPTARLFRPGPRGERARVLILAGEGAPKERLKALEAAGARVEELPREGGRVSPERALALLRAEGIDGVLLEGGPGLAGAFLARGLVDKLALFLAPKLLGEGRGLLEGFGVQRMAEALRLRLHRREWLGDDLWLEAYLEG; encoded by the coding sequence TTGCGCGACCTGGACGAGCGTTTTTTGCGAAGAGCCCTGCAGATCGCCGAAAGGGCCCGGGGCCACACCCACCCCAACCCTCTGGTGGGGGCGGTGGTGGTGCGGGACGGGGAGATCGTGGGGGAGGGGTACCACCCCAGGGCGGGGGCCCCCCACGCCGAGGCGCTGGCCCTCGAGGCCGCCGGGGAGCGGGCCCGCGGGGCCACGGTGTATGTGAGCCTGGAGCCCTGCGACCACCACGGCCGCACCCCCCCCTGCTCCCTGGCCCTGATCCGGGCGGGGGTGGCCCGGGTGGTCCTGGCGGCCCGGGACCCCAACCCCCTGGCCCAGGGGGGCATGGCCAGGCTCCTTGCGGCCGGGGTGGCGGTGGAGGCGGGGCTATTGGAGCAGGAGGCCCAGGATCAGAACGAGGCCTTCTTCACCGCCCTAAGGAGGGGCCGCCCCTTCGTCCTCCTAAAGGCGGCCCTCACCCTGGACGGGCGGGTGGCCACGCGCCTGGGGGATGCCCGCTACGTCTCCTCCGAGGCGAGCCGCCGGGTGGCCCACGCCTACCGGCAGTGGCTCCCCGCCGTCATGGTGGGGGTGGGGACCGTCCTTCAGGACGACCCCGCCCTCACCGTGCGGGAGCCGGACTTCCGCCCCTTCCCCCTCATGCTGGAGCCCCCGCCCCTCCGGGACCCCCTGAAGGTGGTCCTGGACACCGAGGCCCGCACGCCGCCCACGGCCCGCCTCTTCCGCCCTGGCCCCCGGGGGGAGCGGGCCAGGGTCCTCATCCTGGCGGGGGAGGGGGCCCCCAAGGAGCGGCTTAAGGCCCTAGAGGCCGCCGGGGCCCGGGTGGAGGAGCTTCCCCGGGAGGGGGGGCGGGTGAGCCCGGAAAGGGCCTTGGCCCTTTTGCGGGCGGAGGGGATAGACGGGGTGCTTCTGGAGGGCGGCCCAGGGCTTGCCGGGGCCTTTTTGGCCAGGGGGCTGGTGGACAAGCTGGCCCTCTTCCTGGCCCCCAAGCTTCTGGGGGAGGGGCGGGGCCTTCTTGAGGGCTTTGGCGTGCAGCGGATGGCGGAGGCCCTTAGGCTTCGCCTTCACCGCCGGGAGTGGCTGGGCGATGACCTTTGGCTGGAGGCGTACCTGGAGGGGTGA
- a CDS encoding type II toxin-antitoxin system VapC family toxin, which produces MNLPEKGLWALVLDTSAVFAWVNRLDPDHGWVKGQVARFPGPLVLPAAILAEVGYLLEKRLGLKPLLRFLEDLEAGFFLAHWDAEALSHAHRMLLRYRDLPLGLTDALVAATGLLWQAPVLTLDAHFLVLAQGEGLEVVHPHTSPL; this is translated from the coding sequence GTGAACCTTCCTGAAAAGGGCCTCTGGGCCTTGGTTTTGGATACCTCGGCGGTTTTCGCCTGGGTGAACCGCCTGGACCCCGATCACGGCTGGGTGAAGGGGCAGGTGGCCAGATTCCCTGGGCCCCTTGTCCTTCCCGCGGCGATTTTGGCCGAGGTGGGTTATCTTTTGGAAAAGCGCCTGGGGTTGAAGCCTCTGCTGCGCTTTTTGGAGGACCTGGAGGCGGGGTTTTTCCTGGCCCATTGGGATGCGGAGGCTCTGTCCCACGCTCACCGCATGCTTTTGCGTTACCGGGACCTTCCCCTGGGCCTCACCGATGCCCTGGTGGCGGCCACCGGACTCCTGTGGCAGGCCCCGGTGCTGACCCTGGACGCCCACTTTCTGGTCCTGGCCCAGGGGGAGGGGCTGGAAGTGGTCCACCCCCACACTTCCCCCCTTTAG
- a CDS encoding CopG family transcriptional regulator, with amino-acid sequence MEKTTLYLPQRLKRLLEMRARQEGRSQAELVREALERYLSRPASRSLGAGEDPELTGRGAEAWLEAAWGKEGREPS; translated from the coding sequence ATGGAAAAGACCACGCTGTACCTTCCCCAGAGGTTAAAGCGCCTCTTGGAGATGCGGGCCAGGCAGGAGGGGCGCTCCCAGGCTGAGCTTGTCCGGGAGGCCCTTGAGCGCTACCTCTCCCGGCCCGCATCCAGGTCCTTGGGGGCCGGGGAGGACCCTGAGCTGACGGGGCGTGGCGCCGAGGCCTGGCTGGAGGCGGCCTGGGGCAAGGAGGGGCGTGAACCTTCCTGA